The DNA sequence TAATCATATTACTTTAAAGCTGTACATAGCTGGGATTTTTTCTTACGCTGTATAAATTACAGATTCTTGTAATGCCTCTCTAGTAacttaaacttttttttttaaatagaatAAACAAATTTGTTTTAAGGTGGAAAGTCTCCCCGTAAACAGATAGGCATTTTCCAAAGATTGGTCCTGCCGTCTTGACCTTCATTTAAACTAGTAATATAATTTAAGCTTAAGACTTTCTGCCTTGGTCAAGGTGATCTTAACAGTTATGACTAATCAGAATAACAGTAATACTAAAATAAGGCCCACAAGTGTTATGCAGAAACTTTAGCACGAGCATTAGATAAACTGTTGCAAAACTTTAAATCTTGTATTATCTTGTACTAAATTTTCTTGTAATTTTAATTCTTAAACTTTGCATAGAAAAGTTGTGGCATGTTTTCACTTTAAACAAGTAAGCAAGACTAAATTTTTTTCCATGCACTCTAAACGTGGTTTAGATTAGAAGTGCGTGCGGCTAAACGCCTGACGTGTTGGTCTAGATATTTCAATGTTAGACTCGTTTAGTTCTAGAGGTTAGAACTACCGCATTTGCTTGCTCGCCAGCCAGGAAATATTTACTCTAGACCATAAGTTTGATTAAAAACTAaagtgagattaaagtataaataccTTAATTCTGCTGTAGATCGCAGTTGTACCCAAGTCTTCGGCACTGGTGCCTCccacttttgggatatttaaacttTTAAAAGGcattttatatttgtatttatttatatatatatctgtatatatgtatttatatatatatatatatttatatatatatatatttatatatatatatctgtatttaTCCTAGTTACCCCAATTAATACAAAGCATTTGGCGAGCCTGGAAAATCTTGATTATATACTAAAATTTCTTCTCGGCTGGCGTTCAATTTCTTCTTTTTTTGAAGGTGGTATCAAACTGACTACCTTTTATTTTTCTGCCTACAGATGATGCACTGCTGTTACTGGTACTACTTCTCAAAGCACGTAGACTTCATAGATACTGTGAGTACATAGCCGCCCCTCCAACCCCCATTTTCTAATTTGCAGACTTGGAAATGTCTAAATGTCGTGACAGTTACTGTACTTCGTACTAAATTTAAACGTTGCATATTTCGGAAAACTCGCGGGCACTACGTTGTATTActagtaaatatattgtataaataaatgaatacgtACAACACGTAGAGAACCCACGGGCTTGGAGGCGCCAAGGAAAGTTGTCGAGTAAAGCTTTAAATTCCTTAACAGTGCTTTAAAGTTCCCAAGCCTTGTTCTACGAAGGTAAAATATTTGTCGGGTCTAGACCCGCACTTGTCTTCACTTCAGGTTCAGTAACTTTCTTGCAGTGACGTATTGTGGTAAATTCAGTTAAACTGAATTTGTCTAGTGGGATTATAAGTGATAAACATTTCACGCATTTATTTTGAAAAGTTTTACTAAATTATCTTCTTTGATTGTATAAAAAGATGACGGCCATAAATACAATAAGtaggtactcgcctaattgtgcttgcggggtttgagctctggctctttggtcccgcctctaaactgtcaagaaACTGgtgtagattcctgagcctactgggctcttatcatatctatttgaaactgtgtgtgagtctgcctccaccacataacatgTGTGAATGTTGCTGAAAACTGTCTAGCTTTTTAAAGTCTAATCTTTACTTTCATTATAGCTGTTCTTCGTGTTGCACAAGAAAAACAGCCACATCTCCCTGTTGCACATGACCCATCACAGCCTCATGCCCGTCAGCACCTGGTACGGTGTCCGCTATTACCCAGGTGAGTTATTTCATGTACAGAGTATAAATGTAAAACATAAAGGTGCAGATGTGTTTTGGAGGTAAGGTTACTGAAGTTGGTACTCAACCCGACTTAGAGGGCACAACAGGAGCTACTGGCTGCAGAATTTGAGGACGGATACTTTTAAAGTTCTGGAAAGTGAATATACCGTTACGCAGAATGTACAGAATAAATtggtcttttttttatttttttatttttaaaacttTGTATGGTATTACATTGGTTTGTTTTTATTTATGTTTGCCAACTGTTTAAGTTACCTCAGTCTTGAACTGTTGCGCTACCACATAACGTAGACTGACTAATATGTACATAGCTGTACAGAAACTTAACTTGAAGTATAGTAAAGCTTTCTAGAACAACCTATctagagattatatatatatataaaccttaaATCCTTCGGTAAGCTCTCTACCTAATAGATTAAACTTGATTTAATTTGTACTACAGGTGGCCACAACACCCTCTTCGGCTTCCTCAACTGCTTCGTTCACGTGGTGATGTACTCCTACTACTTGCTGGCGGCCATGGGGCCCCGAGTCCGTCCCTTCCTCTGGTGGAAGAAGTACCTCACCGGCCTCCAGATTGTCCAGTTCATAATTGTGATACTACAAGCTCTCTTGGCAAGTGTTTGATACTAGTTCAGTACTAGATTAGCACGCTCACTCTTGTTCAAAATTTGGTCTTATTAATATCGTAAAGGAATTAAGACtttacatgtccagttatgagttTTGCTCCTTTAAAACTCTACGCTCCCAAAGGCTGGGGTGCTACATACTAGTGTAACTTCTAAATACAGGTGAGTAACCTAAAGGTATTCAATGTTTGTTTTTTGGATAATAACGGTAACTTGGCAAGTTGCTAGTACAAAACACTTGGCGGACTTTTGGTTAGTCTGATGCTCTTTAATGCTACTAGATTAAAGTTAATTCTTAAGTCCAAATTATTTTAACTTTGTACTAATAAAGTGCTAGACCAGAAGTTCCTTGGATATAAACGCCCCTCAATATTACCGTATTTTAACTTGTTAGTCTCTGTATATTTCTAATTTCTTTGATTAAGTATTTCAGAGTGGTCAGTCTCTGCTTTTTTAAACTAACGTTAGTATTCCTTTTTCTATTTGGAAAGTTCGCTCCACAAGCATATTGGACTAAAATTTTTAAACCCATAAGGTCCTTCAGGCCACTGAAGAGCGTGTAGAGGCGCCCTAAAAGCTTGGAAATGAAGTTGAGGCAAGCCTTCTATGACAAATTTTCAAATAAGGATACGAAAATTTAGGAATGGTACCTAACGTTTTAGTTTCCTATTACCTGGTTGATgccaggttgatggggttctgggagttcttctactccccaagcccggtccgaggccaggctcgacttgtgagagtttggtccaccaggctgttgcttggagcggcccgcaggcccacatacccaccacagcccggttggtccggctatTATAAAGACTACAGATTTAAAGCTTCAGAGCTTGATAATGTGGCATGAGGGCAGCTGGAACTCGCGCCCTCCATTAATTACTTCATTCGTCTATACATAGTTTTTTTTAAAGTCTTCCCTAAAAGACGTGGGACACTTTTAGACATGAATAAACTCTAAGCAAAATCGCGTCATTAAAGCAAGATTGTAAGGCAGTCGGCCTCTAGGTATAGACTAGATAATTTATCATTTGTCATAACGGTAAATTACATAGTTTATACTCGGGATCAATAGATCCCCCAAATGATTAAGTTTTCTGCCTCGCGACCTTATTAATGGCCCCCTTATACTGCGTAAAGGTCAGCTGTAGTGGTGTCTTCCATAGTGACACACCCCCTCAAtttatgggaggggggggggggtccactacggGTTGCCCTCTTAGGCACCCTTCCCCATCTCCCGAAGGTTGGGGGAAGGGTAATTGGGGTAATCTAGAGCTTGTAACAACGTAATTAATACAGGAATTTTGTTAAAAACAAAGTTATTAAACAGTAACGTCCGTTTCTTCACACTTGGTACTGGAGGTAGATGTAGTTTGCCTAAAGATCACCTGAAgatgacttgggggggggggggggggggaaatctgAGACCCCTGTTTGAACAAAAGATCTTTTATATACTTTATTTAAAGTTTGGGATGACGCAATATATCTTTGAATGCTCTAATGAGTGCGAGGTTGTGTTGCAGATGCTCTTCATAGAGTGCGAGGCGCCTCTCATCGTAGCCCACTGGGTCGGCGTCGTCGCTATAGGGTTCTTGGCACTATTCGCAGACTTCTTCTACAGCAGCTACACGGTAAGCACCAGGGTAACTGTGAACTCTTACCTAAAGTAGAAATGCTTTCGATCTTGGTAGCCAAATGAGTATCTCAAATTTACTATACTAAATTATCAAGCTTAAATCTTCTAGtctcaagttttccagaattgacGGGGGGAGGAAATGTACTAGTTTGTTAAAACTAAAGCTTAAATTTCCACTTTAGGACTAGCAACCGAAGCCACACTATCTTGGTTATCTTTAAACCTTAAAGCAGCAAGAATCCTAATCATTTGTTATAAAATTCAGTGTTGAAGCGTCTTAACTGCTTCATATACTAAACTGGTTTGTCAATTTATTCATGCcggtattttaattttttttttatataaatagttCAATGGAGCTGAAGTTACTAAGGTTCCTAATCCTACCTCGAAGGAAAGTAATCTTTAAAGTGGCCCATTAGTATCTAGGCTCAAAAGATTCAACGTAGGAGCATCGTGAAACTTTGTACTAGTTTCCATACAACGCTGACTTTGTATGGAAACCTTTACACTACAATGGTAACCGGTGTCACCTTGATGCAACTTTAATGTAGATCTATTTCACTTTCTTAAGATTGCAGTCTAAAACTTTCTTCTTTGCAGGCGATGGGGACTGTATCTAAGGAGGACTAAGTGGCATAGACTGTTTGCGATGGAGCCTTAAGTCTTTCTATTACTTGTTAATTATCCCTGATACTGTTCTCTGAAATTAGCTAGTGTGAAAAGTTGTCTTGTATCCTCGGTAGGTCTGGATAATTTGGTCCACTGGCTTCAGTTTTATTGTTTTCTAGTTTTAATTTATTTTAGGTCTTAAATTTTATTACGGTGCACTTTAAATTTTAGTTTGTTAAATATTTGCGAAAATTTGTCCTTGGGCAATTGTAAAGAACTGTAATTTTTGTTTATTAAACTTAAGATATCTATAATGTCAACCAAAAATTTCCTGACTAAATTAACTGGTCATATGTTGTTGAAAAATAAAGATTACAAATAAATTCTTTGGTTTATTTTACAAAGTTTTGTAATACGCACTTCGTCAACATGGGTAAAAAGCGCTCACGGTTGGGTTATCAGTGTTAAGGTAGACATGTTGGATATTAATCCCGACTTGCGCTATAGATTCCCTAATTTCGTCTTGGCTATAGACACCTAACAGGTTAATGAGGCAGAGCAAATACCACAATATTCAGCTCGTAAACTGTGAAATCTTTAAGGCAGTCACTAGAACACATTATTGACAAACTGTAAAATATCTTGGACCTAGCCTATTGTACAATACTGTCATAGAATCTGGTGCATTGGAAGACATTCTAACAATTCTAAATTTGCTTGTCTATATCAACGAAAGGGGaacaaagtaattatcaaagactcCAAGCAAGAATGGGGAGAATTTTTTAAGCTGAATATCTTGtccctgtcctgtgtggcagtaaaCGGTTGCATTTAAAAATTCGctaaaaatgtaaatatgattgtAGTATACTGTGACCTCATGAAATAGAGTAAACCTACAATTTGGTAAGGTATGATCCTCCGTCCTGTGTGGCTGTGAATAAAAGCGGCATCCTCTCTACAATACAACCAAACAGTTACTAAGATTAGGCAAAActgtacattaatttagtaaattCCAGCAAACGtccatgggccagattcacgaaggtacttacgaatgttttacttcttggcggctacgtcggtgttcaggtagctacactaagtcgaaaatccttcgtaagtttggtccgggatctaagtgtgctGTCaggcactcgtagctttacgtaaactggatataactcaatttttctctactacataacactgggatcgattttaatatAACAAGATTATTAGTTGGCGAATCTCGTGAAGAAGAGTCCTTCGTGttggttatatatgcattctctgcttgaaacttgaagtaaatgtcttttatgatagtagaattagttttataataagaTACTATACCAgtaaagtaaataaacactgaacATGAAACCACaaaaggtaagcactgaatcatggaaactttATATTATAACTACTCTTACTAGTTTCTAAAAAGACTCCTCTCAAGCAATATTTTTAAcacgcttaggtatacacagcaatgtgctgcttccctattctgtatgaaggatcagtgtagatcaaaaaccagctacaagctcatcatcacctcacaggatggccaccatacatggaattaggagagaacaaaatactaaaggctgatctattacccgccaaacacacaccgaaactacgacgttggtacaacgttcgaacaagttttaacacctaaccagttataacaaccaatatagcaagttgtaacaacgttctaatacgtcataaacacgttaagccaagatgtaacaactttattacaagttgtaacaagcggaaaatagagacagtttcagtttgtgtttccaggctATAGCCTCCACGGGCAAAATCTGggagcagcacaagaatatcttccaatattcctgagtgtatgatgtaattacagagctcaaagtgcctcataccatttggtatgaagtcactgataacaggacaatcacatagtgttggagagtatgttctctcaagtaggactgaaaacagattttttttttttttacccagatggttaaaacccatggaaccgcctacccgctgaagccgtacctgccaaaatccagctagaaaatatcattaggacaattggcGGGACTTCACAAGCCCCTGGCtttttgtcctcgtcgaggccactagatagttagtgacccttgggtaaatttaggtaaataaatatgtaaatagataccatcgcttctcaagtcttgggagcgacaaggggagctatacactatctcttagaattacgtaggtaaacaaaaaatgtaacatatttgtatactacaatgtcggtgctgactgtacaagttgaaaaaacattgttttacttcgaaatatactaattttataagaaaattcgacgtaaatatgtcgcaagtggtcacggataagctccgatatggcagcgtcgtgattggctacagctgtaagatgaaaaatgttaccttctctctgattggccaaactaaaagcctagtgacatctagcgagacCTAAGTGAACAACTTAGAAATCTTCGTAAGTTTACTTCTCTGAATCGCTCTTTGGCGCGTTCTTAGcgggcacttaggaaccttcgtagcaaacctacttacgaagaaatcaacccgtcctcgacttaagTACATTACATCCATacaacattcagcggtcgaccccacagacgcattcataaattttaatatgctgttcattcaaaacgggaattttcgcaagtataaattaatattataatatattagcatattgtgtatatataggtataggttaggttaggttaggtgtttaggttctgttggcgattatttgtatttgtagtacgtgggtgaagcatttatagcgttgtgattcgaacaaaattcgtcagtgaagcacttgttccggatatgttcgaacgtcagcagttgtgagtcgtgtgtaaactgcttttcattcataaacagggggtttggcgggtggatggaatcacttttggatctttgtttggaggtcgGGCTGCCTGGGGtgtaattttcagttgcatattggcttgggacccattcaagcttgttcgcatatatgtatataaatatttgtatttttgaCAAAGtatgaccacgaaggaaggattaagacagggaaTCACTTAAGTAATTTTGTTCTTAATAACTGAATACATgttcctgaagatgtattaaataCTAAAGTATTTAATACATAATGTTTATTAGGCTTGTATCCAGGTTCcgccaaggtcgaattactaaccctcccccccccaggatgcaacacaacaacagttgtTCCCGGTTACCtagttactgcaaggtgaacaggtgcattaggtgacaggaaacgtggccaaccatttctatcccacccgggattcgaacccgaaattcCTGAATGAGTCGAGAAGGAACCAAACTGTACTCCAGGAGAGTGTACAATTAACTTTCTTAAGAGATCGTCGTGAACAGTTACCGGTCTGTCGACGGGTCTTCTTATAGACAGTAAGATTTGCTCCCAATTCGGGGATCAGGGAACCCGCTCAACTCGCGTGGCCGAAGCCGTGTCCAGCACTCGGGCTCGAACACAGGGAGGAGGAgacctgggggggagggggggctaggCGTGGCCGCCTTAGGCTAGCAACTTGTAGCGGAGAGTTCTGGGGATTACCCGAGACCCTATTTTTCATTCCTAGTTACCTGGGGATTTCTGCTGGTCCTTTAAGTTCCTAGTTTAGCAAATGCGCTAAATTATTGTGAACATTGTCATAGAAATACACATTCGTTTAATAATTGATAATCCGAAGATCATGACGGGTATCTATGCCCCGATAGCAGGAGTTGACTAATTTGATTAACTGCATTGTCTTAACTGCTGTCTTAACCGATATCCTAACTGCCGTCTTAGTCTCAGGTGCCGTCATCACGTGGTGTGTCTATAGATATAACAATACTACAGTTAAGAGAGTGCGCATCACAATAGCCAAAGCGGCTATAGTCGAACCTTAGAGTTGGAAGGGACAAATGGTAGTGGCATTAGGAGGGGAAATAATATAATTCCCGTTGTCGGGGACTAGAAGcctgtgtatatgtatacataggCTGTGTATcggggtcacccccccccccaaagtggAACTACCGACCCTTcagaggatgcaaccccacaacagttgcctaacaccCGGGtacaacctatttactgctagacgaACAGACGCATGGGATGAAAGGaaaagtgcccaaccatttctgtccagtTCGGGCATAGGCCCCGGGATCCCCCAATTGTGACTCGAGAATGAAGCGACTTTTAGTTACGACGTCAAAAGTAATGACAGATATACATACCTAATGATACAAGTAGTTGCCCCCAGAACTAGTAGCTAGTTCAGGTTAATAGCCATGGAAAAAAGAATAGCGACCACCAATGCTTGGTCAAACAAGGTATCACATAATCCAGCCCACAAACGCCTGCCCCTGGCGGCGTTTGTGGGAAACTCGAGTATACCCTGGGATATATGCAGCATTTGACCATTGCATAGGATGCCATCATTACCAACAATGCACCATTATAACCGCTAGATTCTGCGGCTACTAGTTTCATTAGCCCGAGAACTAGTAGTTGCAGTACTGAAAGACTAGGAAGGACGGCAAAACGGATTAATAGCAGGCAGAAAAGGATAGGTTTATAAATAATGTAGTTACTTTGGGTGTGAACCGTTTTTTGGACACCTGGGACCTTCCGGCCCACTCCTTGTAGTGGCCTTGCGGCGCTAGTGTCTTGGCCTTGGAAGACGAAGATGCTGGAAGAAGATAAGACCACACTAAGACACAATGACTAGTGTCCCTCGCTGGTATCAGCAGCGTTGCAAGGAGCGTAATGCAAGACAGGATCATTTGTCTTAACTTACCGCCGCTCCGACAAGCAAGTCGCTCTCTTAATTCCATGTCTCCTTGCGGATATTTTCCTCGTACTGCCCCTGGCGGCGTTTGTGGGAAACTCTAGTATACCCTGGGATATATGCAGCATTTGACCATTgcccaggatgccacccacaacaggctGCAAAACCTCAAGACGGTTGTtgggtctcgcttcatgccggtcggcgttcaatccccgaccgtccaagtggttgggcaccattcctcccctcaccgtcccatcccaattccttatcctgaccctttacaagtgctatacagtcgtaatggcttggcgctttcccttgataatttccTTCCCTCCCAAGGTTTATATTGATCTCCGAAGGTTCCCGagattcactacgggctcaccatagcccgtgctacttggaacttgtttcgagtagctgaatctataaaaaCAACATTCCCGAGATTCAAAGCATAATACAATTAGTTCAAACAGGATCCAGGCGTTTCGGTAAGCCTCCTTAAGGCTCAATCAGGTAAGCCCTTAAGTCTGTGGAAGCAGCCTGTCcctatccagcccgtcctcataaacaaaggccaatgcccattccatgcacccgccaaacccgctgtttatgaatgaaaaacggtttacacacgactcacaactgatgacgttcgaacacttccggaacagttgcttcactgacgaattttgttcgaatcacaacgctgtaaatgcttcacccacgtactacaaatacaaataatcgccaacagaacctaaacacctaacctaaccttgaaaAAGACacgctatatatgcacaatatgctaatatattataatattaatttatatttgagaaaattcctgttttgaatgaatagcatgtaaaaaaattatgaatgcgtctgtggggtcgaccgctggacttGAGTAGAGGACGTGctgcgtttttcattcataaacaaggggtttgccgggtgcatggaatggactttgggccttCGTTTAGAGAACGGGCTGTAGAATGTACTAGCTAATTCTGTACGTAGGTTTCAAAAGTCCGTTGGCGAATCGACTTATGTACGATGTGACTGGTATATCTGAATGTCCATTCAGGCTTGCAGTGTCCACTCTATGACCACCTACCGGATCCGGAATCAGGTTCATATTGCTTCCCAAACGTGTCCCGGGAAAGCCCACGTAATATGTCCGTGTCAAGTTTGCTGGCATTGCCAAAATAACACAAGTTTTCTCATAGATCTGAATTTCCATTTACGTGTTAAAATCCAGGTTTGCTGTCTtaatttgataattacttaatggTCAATGGGTGATGCGCTGAGAGGCAGAGATGCAGCCTCACCGAGACACAGGAAACAATATGAGGCAAGACTATCAACAgcatcccatatatatatatcactgggaCATTATCATCCGTGACGTCAATAAGATATCACTCTGCTATCATCCATCTCAAGCAGGTTGTTGTGTATTCAAATGTATTCTTGCAGATGGGTATGTTTGCCTTTGGGTGTGTCCTTACCTTTATGTTCTCATGTATAAGTGCTAGCGGCAGTTGGGCTTCAGCTACTGGACCCTCCTCCTTCCCGTTCTCTATCTGTAATAGGTTGTCTGGTGCAGAAATTATCAACACACACGTCAAGCTAAGTTTTTAGTAGACTGTAAAGGTACATGATTTGTTTATGTACTACATTGTTTAGCACATTGTCTAGCATGATGTTTAGTAGTGATTAGCACATTGTCCTGTGTA is a window from the Procambarus clarkii isolate CNS0578487 chromosome 48, FALCON_Pclarkii_2.0, whole genome shotgun sequence genome containing:
- the LOC123764753 gene encoding very long chain fatty acid elongase AAEL008004 codes for the protein MASSHSTADSVKGAILQREDELAKLKKIGMAAAVVTALSYGYGEMTIARTLSPDPRQESWLLMTSPLPTLFATFVYIAASTWWGPLYMKHRAPFSGLRNVMMAYNAIQVVYSAWMFYEGGMAGWFGDCSVFCQACDFSDDPKAVRMMHCCYWYYFSKHVDFIDTLFFVLHKKNSHISLLHMTHHSLMPVSTWYGVRYYPGGHNTLFGFLNCFVHVVMYSYYLLAAMGPRVRPFLWWKKYLTGLQIVQFIIVILQALLMLFIECEAPLIVAHWVGVVAIGFLALFADFFYSSYTAMGTVSKED